The genomic stretch ACTGGAAAATGGATCTCCTTCTTGAACAAAATATCATGTTTATTTGGATAACCCTAAATTTCAAAAAGTATGAAGATCATCTGCGTAGGGCGTAATTACGCTGAGCATGCCCAGGAACTGAAACATGAAGTGCCCAAAGAACCCATCATCTTTTTGAAACCCAAAACAGCCTTGCTCCAGAACAACCAACCTTTTTACTATCCCGAATTCACGGAAGAACTGCATTATGAATGCGAGCTGGTGCTGCGGGTTTCAAAAAACGGCAAGCACATCCAGGAAAAATTCGCCAACCGCTATTATGACCGCATTACAGTAGGCATTGACTTCACGGCACGCGACCTGCAACGCAAACTCATGGAAAAAGGTCTTCCCTGGGAGATTTCAAAGGCATTTGATAACTCCACAGTAGTGGGCGATTTTATTCCGATCACGCCGCAAATGGATCTGCAGAATCTGAGTTTTCGTTTGCTGAAAAATGAACAGGTGGTGCAGGAAGGGAATACCCGCGATATGCTGTTCAGCTTTGATAAAATCATCAGTTATGCATCGCGGTATTTTACGCTAAACATCGGCGACCTGATCTTTACCGGCACGCCTGCAGGCGTAGGCCCCGTGGAAGTGGGCGATTATCTGGAAGCCTATCTGGGCGATCAGAATCTGCTCTCTTTTCAGGTATTGTGAAGTTTGGACTCAACCCGGAAAACTTGTAGCTTTGCAGCCGATTTGCCAGCAGGCAGATTCTTTGGCGAGGTAGCTCAGTTGGTAAGAGCGCAGGATTCATAACCCTGAGGTCATGGGTTCAACTCCCATCCTCGCTACGGGGAAGGCAATTGCGATGATGAAATCGTGATTGCCTTTTTCTTTGCATCCATTTTCCCATCACCCTCATGCGCTTGCATGCATCAACTCCTGCCATCTTCATAGTTTGTCGTTTTTCACCTGCTAAAGGGAATTTGAATAACTTTTTTGTTTCCTGAAATAAAAATGTTATTTTGACACTCCCCCTGCTCTTCAAGGAATAAAATCGGTATCTATGCACACAAAAGGTAACTCCATCTTCAGGATTTTCTGTCTGGCTCTTGTCGGCCTGTTTTTTACGCATGTTGTTTTCTCCCAGCAAATAACGGCTGTCTCTGCCGATCAGTCCCGCATCCGCATGCTGCTTGATCAGGGCTGGAAGTTTCACCGGGGTGGTGCACAGGGTGCGCAGGAGCCTGATTTTGATGATCATAGTTGGCGTACGGTCGATTTGCCGCACGACTGGAGCATAGAAGACCTGCCCGGGAGGCAGAGTCCTTTTGACTCGAATGCCGTTTCCCAGGTCAGTGGCGGATTTACCACAGGAGGCACCGGCTGGTACCGCAAAACTTTTCATTTACCGCAGGCTGCAAAGGGCAGGCAGGTGTGGATATTGTTTGAAGGTGTGTATATGAATGCAGATGTATGGATCAACGGCCATCATCTGGGCAATCATCCCTATGGTTATACGAGTTTCTGGTATGATCTGAGTCCCTACGTGCGATGGGACGAAAGCGCTACCTCGCCGGCAGAAGGGAATGTGCTGGCAGTAGAAGTGAAAAATGAAGGTTGGAACAGCAGATGGTATTCAGGCTCAGGTATATACCGGCATGTGTGGCTTATCCTTGTAGATTCTCTTCACATCAATCTGTGGGGCGTGCGGGTAACTACCGAACAGGTTGATTCGCATCAGGCAAAGATTCAGATTCAGACGCAAATCAGCAATACCGGCGCACAGACGGCCCGTTTTCAGCTGGTTACCCACATCCTGAATGCAGCCCATCAGGAAATCACACGAACAGATACAATGTATGTGTTGGCTCCTCATCAACAGGCAGCGGTTCACCAGCTGTTACAGATATCTCATCCCAAGCTCTGGTCATTGGATTCACCCCATCTTTATTCGGCGATTGTTGAAATCTATCAGCGCAACCAACTCACAGATCAAGAAAATATAAAGTTCGGCATCCGAACGATTTCGTTTGATCCCCGGCAGGGTTTCCGTTTAAATGGGCAGCCCATCAAGCTCAGGGGCGGGTGCGTGCATCATGACAACGGCCCGCTGGGCGCGCGTGCTTATGACCGGGCAGAAGAAAGAAGGGTGGCCATTTTAAAAGCCAATGGATTCAATGCCATCCGCTGTGCACACAATCCTCCTTCACCGGCGTTTCTGAATGCCTGCGACAGCCTGGGCATGCTGGTCATCGATGAAGCCTTCGATATGTGGGAAGATCCCAAAACGCCTTATGATTATCATCTGTATTTCGATCGCTGGTGGAAAAAAGATCTGCAAAGCATGATCGATCGTGATTATAACCATCCCTCCGTCATTATCTGGAGCATTGGCAATGAAATTCCCGATATGGACAGCCCGCGGGTGGCAGCCATAGCTAGGAAGCTAGCAGATGAAGTGCACCGGCTCGATTCCACCCGGCCGGTAACAGCTGCTGTAAACAGGGTAAATGAACAGAAAGATCCTTTTTTCTCGGCCCTGGATATTTGCGGATATAATTATGCCTTTGATCACTATGATGTGGATCATCAACGGCATCCTGATCGCCTCATGATGGCAACCGAATCATTTCCCTTGATGGCATTCGATTTCTGGAATGCTGCAGCAAAACGACCCTGGGTATTGGGTGATTTTGTGTGGACCGCATGGGATTATATCGGCGAAGCCAGTATTGGCTGGCTGGAATATCCGCAAACCCAGCAATATTATCCCTGGACATTGGCTTATTGTGGTGATATGGATATCTGTGGCTGGAAGCGTCCCCAGTCGTATTACCGGGATGTGTTATGGAAGAAAAATCAGATCAGCCTGTTTGTAAAGCCGCCCCATCCTTCATTTCCGGGGCATCCTAAATATAGCCAAATGAGTCACTGGGGCTGGGAAGATGTCCTGGCCGACTGGACATGGAAAGGATATGAAGGCAGGATGTTTGAAGTCCATGTGTATTCCTCCTGTGATTCGGTGGAACTGCTGTTGAATGGTCGATCGTTGGGCAAAAAGAAAACAGACAGCAGCAACCGATATATTGTCGTTTGGCAGGTGCCTTATGCTCCGGGCCGGTTAGAAGCCATTGGATATGCTGATGGCAGACAGGTAAACAAGGCTGTGTTACAGACGGCACAGGAGCCCGCCCGGATCCGGCTTACAGCCGATCGACAAATCATTCGGGCCGATGGCGAAGATTTATGTTATGTGACGGTGGAAATCGTTGACCGGAGCGGCATTCTCAATCCCAAAGCCAGCAATGAAATACATTTTCAGATAGAAGGCCCTGGAGAAATCATTGCGACAGGCAATGCGGATCCGATGAGCACTGAAAGCTATCAGCGTCCTCAGCGAAAAGCCTGGCACGGCAAATGTCTGGTGGTGATTCGATCAGCAGATAAGGCGGGAATCATAACGTTAACAGCTACTGCGGATGGATTACCAGCAGCGAAGGCAGAGGTGAGGGTGGAGTAGAAAACGAGCAAACGGAATATAGTATAACCCATTGAAATTCAGCATAGATTGATCTAAATAAAGAGGCGAAAAAAATTTTTTTAAAGAAGTGTTGTTTTTACAATTTTTTATTTATATATTTGTACTACAAAAAACACCTTATCCTTTTTGTTTGTTGACTTATGTGATAAGGGTTTAGTATTGATTTTTGGTTAGGTCGCTTTGTGCGACTTTTAAAATGTGTGTTTAAATAACTGTATGAAATACAATTAAAAATAATTATAAACGCATAAAACCAGATATCATGAAACGGAACTCCACCCACTGCCTGAG from Thermoflavifilum aggregans encodes the following:
- a CDS encoding sugar-binding domain-containing protein, whose amino-acid sequence is MHTKGNSIFRIFCLALVGLFFTHVVFSQQITAVSADQSRIRMLLDQGWKFHRGGAQGAQEPDFDDHSWRTVDLPHDWSIEDLPGRQSPFDSNAVSQVSGGFTTGGTGWYRKTFHLPQAAKGRQVWILFEGVYMNADVWINGHHLGNHPYGYTSFWYDLSPYVRWDESATSPAEGNVLAVEVKNEGWNSRWYSGSGIYRHVWLILVDSLHINLWGVRVTTEQVDSHQAKIQIQTQISNTGAQTARFQLVTHILNAAHQEITRTDTMYVLAPHQQAAVHQLLQISHPKLWSLDSPHLYSAIVEIYQRNQLTDQENIKFGIRTISFDPRQGFRLNGQPIKLRGGCVHHDNGPLGARAYDRAEERRVAILKANGFNAIRCAHNPPSPAFLNACDSLGMLVIDEAFDMWEDPKTPYDYHLYFDRWWKKDLQSMIDRDYNHPSVIIWSIGNEIPDMDSPRVAAIARKLADEVHRLDSTRPVTAAVNRVNEQKDPFFSALDICGYNYAFDHYDVDHQRHPDRLMMATESFPLMAFDFWNAAAKRPWVLGDFVWTAWDYIGEASIGWLEYPQTQQYYPWTLAYCGDMDICGWKRPQSYYRDVLWKKNQISLFVKPPHPSFPGHPKYSQMSHWGWEDVLADWTWKGYEGRMFEVHVYSSCDSVELLLNGRSLGKKKTDSSNRYIVVWQVPYAPGRLEAIGYADGRQVNKAVLQTAQEPARIRLTADRQIIRADGEDLCYVTVEIVDRSGILNPKASNEIHFQIEGPGEIIATGNADPMSTESYQRPQRKAWHGKCLVVIRSADKAGIITLTATADGLPAAKAEVRVE
- a CDS encoding fumarylacetoacetate hydrolase family protein, whose translation is MKIICVGRNYAEHAQELKHEVPKEPIIFLKPKTALLQNNQPFYYPEFTEELHYECELVLRVSKNGKHIQEKFANRYYDRITVGIDFTARDLQRKLMEKGLPWEISKAFDNSTVVGDFIPITPQMDLQNLSFRLLKNEQVVQEGNTRDMLFSFDKIISYASRYFTLNIGDLIFTGTPAGVGPVEVGDYLEAYLGDQNLLSFQVL